Proteins from a single region of Candidatus Bathyarchaeota archaeon:
- a CDS encoding formylmethanofuran dehydrogenase subunit C, with translation MAVMLHLKKELRVPINAECISPNVFAGKSLSKIAELQFWEGNRKRSLGDVFEVEGNCRKTPSEVTIHLVGNLSKAQRICAGMTEGEVRIQGDVGMHLGEEMKGGKITVEGNAGSWVGSAMKGGVIEVRKNAGDYIGAAYRGSTKGMQGGTIIIHGNAGAEVGCYMRKGFIKVYGDIDQFVGIRMRNGTIIVKGNTKERAGAFMKGGKIILCNHVASILPTFTIDNIKSKAKAEGEEIKEPFYLFIGDLAEHGNGKLYVSKNKNEHLKGYEELL, from the coding sequence ATGGCTGTAATGTTGCATCTAAAAAAGGAGTTAAGAGTACCGATTAATGCAGAATGTATTTCTCCAAACGTTTTTGCCGGAAAGTCACTAAGTAAAATTGCGGAACTTCAGTTTTGGGAGGGAAACCGCAAACGCTCACTAGGAGATGTTTTTGAGGTAGAAGGAAATTGCAGAAAAACGCCCAGCGAAGTAACAATCCATCTTGTTGGAAATCTCTCCAAAGCTCAAAGAATATGTGCAGGTATGACTGAGGGCGAAGTAAGGATTCAAGGCGATGTTGGAATGCATCTTGGCGAAGAGATGAAAGGCGGAAAAATCACGGTAGAAGGCAATGCTGGCTCTTGGGTTGGTTCTGCAATGAAGGGTGGGGTGATCGAAGTGAGAAAAAATGCAGGCGACTATATTGGCGCGGCCTATAGAGGAAGCACAAAAGGTATGCAAGGCGGAACCATAATTATACATGGGAACGCTGGAGCTGAAGTTGGCTGCTACATGAGGAAAGGTTTCATTAAAGTCTACGGTGACATAGACCAGTTTGTGGGCATCCGCATGAGAAACGGAACTATAATTGTCAAAGGAAACACGAAAGAAAGAGCAGGAGCATTTATGAAAGGCGGAAAAATAATCTTATGTAACCACGTCGCATCTATTTTACCCACATTCACAATTGACAACATAAAAAGCAAAGCAAAGGCAGAGGGAGAAGAAATCAAAGAACCTTTTTACCTGTTTATCGGCGACCTTGCTGAGCATGGAAACGGAAAACTCTACGTGTCAAAAAACAAGAACGAACATCTGAAAGGCTACGAAGAACTACTCTGA